The sequence below is a genomic window from Lodderomyces elongisporus chromosome 2, complete sequence.
TGTTGGTAAGCACGTTTCCAAGAAAGACCGTGAATCTAAACTTGAGGAAATGAAGGCAAATTACACCAACATTTACGTCAAGAACATTGACTTGGCATACActgaaaaagaatttgaagAATTGTTTGCTCCATTCGGTAAGATTACTTCCATCTACTTGGAGAAAGATGCTGAGGGTAAGTCTAAGGGTTTCGGTTTCGTCAACTTTGAAGAACACGAGGCTGCTGCTAAAGCCGTTGAGGAATTGAACGACAAGGAAATCAATGGTCAAAAAATCTACGTTGGCAGAGctcaaaagaagagagaaagaactGAAGAGTTGAAGAAACAGTACGAGGCAGTCAGATTAGAAAAATTATCCAAGTACCAAGGTGTTAACTTGTTTGTTAAAAACTTGGACGAGCAAATCGACTCTGAGAAATTAGAAGAAGAGTTTAAGCCATTCGGTACTATTACCTCTTCCAAGGTTATGGTTGATGATGCTGGAAAATCTAAGGGATTCGGTTTCGTTTGTTTCAGCACCCCAGAAGAAGCTACCAAGGCTATCACTGAAATGAACCAAAGAATGGTTAACGGTAAACCATTGTATGTTGCTTTGGCTCAACGTAAGGATGTTAGACGTTCACAATTGGAACAACAAATCCAAGCTAGAAACCAAATGAGAATGCAAAacgctgctgctgcaggTGGCTTACCAGGCCAATTCATGCCACCAATGTTTTACGGTCAACAAGGTTTCTTCCCACCAAACGGTAGAGGTAACGCTCCATTCCCAGGTCCAAATCCacaaatgatgatgagagGCAGAGGCCAACCATTCCCAGAACAATGGCCAAGACCAGGTCCAAATGGTCAACCAGTTCCAGTTTACGGAATGCCACCACAATTCCAAGACTTTAATGGTCAAAACATGagacctcaacaacaacaacagcaacagcaacagcaacaacagcaacaacagcaacaaagaGGTTACTACCCTAACCGTCCTGCAGGTGGTAATGTTCCAGCCAAGGACTTGGCTGCTTTGATTGCAAATGCTCCACTTGAAGCACAAAAGAGAATCTTGGGTGAAGAATTGTACCAAAGAATTGTTGCAACTGGTAAGGCCCAAGAGCCAGAGGCTGCTGGTAAGATTACTGGTATGATGTTGGGTTTGGAAAACCAAGAAATCTTGGACTTGTTGGACGATGAGGAATTGTTCAACAACCACTTTGAAGAAGCATTGAATGCTTTCGAAGAATATAAGAACTCAGAAGGTGCCAACGCTGCTACTGGTGCTCCAGCTCCTTCTGAGGAAGCATAGGCTATTTAGAAGAAGCATTATCTtaggagaaaaagaatggatGAGAAATTTTATGACATGTgattaaaattttttagagaaaaaaaaaattcccCAGATCTGACACCAAAACTTGACCTGCTATTATTAGTAAAACCTTTTTtccaaacttttttttttcagccTCCCTATATTGTGATTGGCCCTGATTTTTTCTTGGTGATTGCATTTTGAGAGgcacatttttttttttaataatcGTGAAGGAGATGCAATCTTGCATTGATCTTTTACCATCCCCCGTGTATTTTATTAATATATCTaaagtttgaaattgaggaaaaaaaaacacacttttttttaagctTGTAGCATTGACAAAACTCTCACCATAAATACTTTCTGATCTCAGACCAGATTGTCTTGAAAGGTTTTGTTAGATATGGGCATGATGGTactatttttgtttcaaataatttgcaaatctttccagttttctcttttgttagCTCTATTAACCACTTCTTGACACACGTGACACATAGAACTAGTGTTGAGCTATGGAGTTGATTAAAAGATTACACAAAAAGCCACTAATTACTAGTAGATCTGCGTCAATATGGCCGCGGAGGCCGTTTGTACGAAACCGCAATCTAAAGAAATTATAGGAGATTCccaaattttcattttaaatTTCAAACATAAATTCACCCAGCAAGGATTGGATTTGTTATT
It includes:
- the PAB1 gene encoding Protein phosphatase PP2A regulatory subunit B, which encodes MSAAETNQVQESLEKLNLDSSSSPAAGGATTATTTNNAESSDATSSSVPADSAEEQGESSGIAENSASLYVGELNPSVNEATLFEIFSPIGQVASIRVCRDAVSKKSLGYAYVNYHKLEDGEKAIEELNYTPVEGRPCRIMWSQRDPSARRSGDGNIFIKNLHPAIDNKALHDTFSAFGKILSVKVATDDLGQSKCFGFVHYETEEAAQAAIESVNGMLLNDREVYVGKHVSKKDRESKLEEMKANYTNIYVKNIDLAYTEKEFEELFAPFGKITSIYLEKDAEGKSKGFGFVNFEEHEAAAKAVEELNDKEINGQKIYVGRAQKKRERTEELKKQYEAVRLEKLSKYQGVNLFVKNLDEQIDSEKLEEEFKPFGTITSSKVMVDDAGKSKGFGFVCFSTPEEATKAITEMNQRMVNGKPLYVALAQRKDVRRSQLEQQIQARNQMRMQNAAAAGGLPGQFMPPMFYGQQGFFPPNGRGNAPFPGPNPQMMMRGRGQPFPEQWPRPGPNGQPVPVYGMPPQFQDFNGQNMRPQQQQQQQQQQQQQQQQQRGYYPNRPAGGNVPAKDLAALIANAPLEAQKRILGEELYQRIVATGKAQEPEAAGKITGMMLGLENQEILDLLDDEELFNNHFEEALNAFEEYKNSEGANAATGAPAPSEEA